GTCTCCGCATGGGGTCGGCTTCGGCGTCGCGGGAAAGCGCCCGCGTCAGTGCCTTGCGGATGCGGGAGTTCACCAGGTATACAGCTACCTCAAACAGCACTGCAACCAGGATCGACCGCATCAGCTGCACCGGGAACTGCGACAACCATAGCCGGCTCACATAGCGGAAGAATGACTCACTCATGGGCGCTCACTCTCTCGTTCGTCGTCCTCATTCGGCTCCTCCAGCAGTTCGAGCTGAGCCATCAACTGTTCGAAACGCTCTTCGGACTGCATGCGCTCGCGGATCTCCCGGGCCATCCGTAGCCGTACCACCACCGCCGCGATGAACAGCAGCCCCATCGCCCCGAAAACGAGCAATTCCACGGAAAGGGGCACTCCACGGGCTGCGTATTCGGTGCGGATCTCCTTGATCCAGCGCTCTTGCAGGGCATCCAGCGGGATCCCGGCGGCGCGGCGCAGGGCCCGTCTCTCGTCCCCGCTCTCTTCCAGGGCTTCCAGGAAATTGCCCACCGCTCCGGGCGGCCCGTGTTCCACGAGATAGGCCACCAGCACGTGACTCTGGGCATATGCCAGGTCAACAGTCTCCCGGTCGCCCCGGAAAGCGTCTTCAAGTTCGTCCAGGGCGAGCAGCCGTCCCTCCACTGCCGCAGTGCCCAGGATATCCTTCTGCACCGCAGGCATCTCACCCTCCATCCATTGCGCGAGACCCTCGTGCACCCACCTGGGCGCCTCGCCGTGAGATGCCTGCATTTTCAGGTCCAGCGCAACGTGTGTCAGCTCATGCATGACCAGCCGCTGCATCTGCTTCTGGGTCTGTGGTTTGAGTATCACGTGGTTCGCATGGTGCAGCGACAGGCCCCTGGTCCATGTCGGCACTCTGCTTCCCGCCAGCTCCACCATCTCCCGGTGGGAGCGCACGATATCGATGCGGACTGGCCGGCTGAACTGCAGCCCCAGTGTGTCTGCCAGAATCGGCAATGCGTGCTCTGCTTCGGACCGCACCAGCAGCGCCTGTTCCTCGTGCTCCGGCCAGTAATGCACTTGCACGCCCTTGCCGCCGATGACCCGGCGTTCATCGGCCAATGCCGGCAGCGCTGCGCAAGAAAGTCCAACGCAGAGCATCAGCCAGATCAGCGCTCTACCGGCAGTCAACGTTGCCAAGCCGGACAGTCCTTCCTGGACCGGCACCACTGGCAATGCTTCCCGGTCACCGGCGCGAAAGCCCGGTCGGCATTGATCCGTGCAGCCACGTCGACCAGCACTTGCGTTGCTTCACGCACCTGCTCGGCGTCGAGGGCCACCTCGACTGTCCGGTTTCTGCGCAGGTCAGCCATGAGCACGGTCGGAGCCGGGTATGCGGCCCTCGCCAGCAGAAACAGCGTGGCCCAGGGCATGTCTCTGGCGATCTGGGCGGGTGAAGGCGGTCGGCGCGAGGTTGTGAATCGCGCCACGGTGCTGCCTTCGGCGGCCACCAGGTCAGCCACTGCCACGAATGTTTCGCCGCCTATCTCCTGCTCCAGGCGAACATCCACGGCAAGCGGGCCGGGGAGGTCCAAAGGCGCGGCGTGATGAGCGGCGATCATTCGCAGGCCGTCACGGTGGAGGTCCTCCTCCTCTCGGCTGTCCCGGCAGGCGCTCCCGTCCCAGTTGTCTTCGAAGATTCCCTCAAGATCGCCAAGCGGCAGGGCGTCGGGACCACCTGCGGCATACATGGACAGCAATGCGGCTCGCACCGCTCGCCCCAGGATCGCCGGTCCGCCAACATGAGTGTCCGCCTGCTCCCGGGTCACGAATGACGAAAGCAGATACTTGCGCGGGCACTGTCTGTAGTCCTCGATATTCCGCGCCGAAAGCGGCCCGGAGGGCCGTTCGAGGAGGAGGACATACTGGGGAGTGAAGTCAGTCACGTGGCGGGTCTCCTCAGGCAAAGGGAATCCGTCCGCTCTCGTGGAACAGTGTGCGCGCCGGGGTATCCGGCGAACTGCCTCCAGGAGCGCCGCCGATGCTGGCACCCGAACAGACCACGCAGGGCCGCCTCGAGAGCGTCGGGCGCATTACTGTCCGCAGCGTGGTCACGGGCCTCGTTTTCTCCATCATCTTCAGCTTCATCATTCCCTATGTGGACGTCTTCCTCAGCAGCACATTCCTCGGCGCTCAACACCTTCCCCCGGGCGCCATCTTTGCATTGTTGTTCCTGGTGCTGGTGGTCAATCCGGCGCTGCGTGTTCTCGGCCGCGTGAGGCCCTTCGACCGCGCCGAATTGCTGATGATCTACTGCATGCTCCTCTTTTCGACCCTCGTGCCCGGCCACGGCGCGGAAAACGTGTTCATCCCAGTGGTGGTCACACCGTACTACTACGCTTCGGCCGAGAACAAGTGGGATGAGCTGTTCCTGCAGCACATCCCCACCTGGTTCGCGCCCACCGATGAGCGCGCGGTGGTCTCGTTCTTCGAGGGCTTGCGGCCCGGCGAGAGACTCCCGTGGGGCCAGTGGTACACGCCGCTCGCGGTCTGGGGCCTGTTCAGCTTCCTGCTTTACGGGCTGGTTATGTTCCTGAGCGTCCTGTTCCGCAAGC
Above is a window of Armatimonadota bacterium DNA encoding:
- a CDS encoding PD-(D/E)XK nuclease family protein; the protein is MTDFTPQYVLLLERPSGPLSARNIEDYRQCPRKYLLSSFVTREQADTHVGGPAILGRAVRAALLSMYAAGGPDALPLGDLEGIFEDNWDGSACRDSREEEDLHRDGLRMIAAHHAAPLDLPGPLAVDVRLEQEIGGETFVAVADLVAAEGSTVARFTTSRRPPSPAQIARDMPWATLFLLARAAYPAPTVLMADLRRNRTVEVALDAEQVREATQVLVDVAARINADRAFAPVTGKHCQWCRSRKDCPAWQR